The Glycine soja cultivar W05 chromosome 6, ASM419377v2, whole genome shotgun sequence genome has a window encoding:
- the LOC114416078 gene encoding ubiquitin-conjugating enzyme E2 27-like has protein sequence MIDLARVQKELVECSKDAEGSGIKVSPKNDNLVLLIGTIPGPVGTPYEGGIFQIDITLPDGYPFEPPKMQFKTKVWHPNISSQSGAICLDILKDQWSPALTLKTALLSVQALLSAPQPDDPQDAVVAQQYLKDYQTFVNTARYWTESFAKASSRGIEDKVQKLVEMGFPEARVRSILEAVGGDENMALERLL, from the exons ATGATAGACCTTGCGCGCGTGCAGAAGGAGCTTGTGGAATGCAGCAAGGACGCGGAGGGATCGGGCATCAAAGTCAGCCCCAAAAACGACAACCTTGTTCTCTTGATCGGCACCATTCCTGGCCCCGTCGGAACTCCATATGAAGGGGGCATTTTCCAGATTGATATCACATTGCCTG ATGGGTACCCGTTTGAACCCCCCAAGATGCAGTTTAAAACCAAAGTTTG GCACCCTAATATCAGCAGCCAAAGTGGAGCTATTTGCCTGGATATCTTGAAGGACCAGTGGAGCCCAGCACTCACTCTGAAGACTGCACTTCTTTCTGTGCAAGCACTTCTCTCTGCTCCTCAGCCTGATGATCCTCAAGATGCCGTGGTGGCACAGCAG TATCTGAAAGACTATCAGACATTTGTTAACACTGCTCGCTACTGGACAGAAAGTTTTGCCAAGGCTTCGTCTCGTGGGATTGAAGATAAG GTACAGAAACTCGTTGAGATGGGATTTCCAGAAGCTCGAGTAAGGAGCATTTTGGAAGCTGTTGGTGGTGATGAAAACATGGCCCTTGAAAGGTTGCTGTAG
- the LOC114416079 gene encoding NAC domain-containing protein 83-like, whose product MERLNFIKNGVSRLPPGFRFQPTDEELVFQYLKCKIFSCQLPASIIPEINVSKNDPWDLPGNCDEQERYFFSSKEAKYRNGNRMNRTTNSGYWKATGSDKKISSSISNIGFAGLRKTLVFYEGKSPNGSRTDWVMHEYRLVSLETIPSNSSQNYANEIGDWILCRIFMKKRSIESDNNNTAPRKNNAVTNYAQVAQPRFFDFLSVHNSAPPVPIQYSSTSSSCSSSNNVVEASSPNNHEETSSGYAHF is encoded by the exons ATGGAAAggctaaattttattaaaaatggagTGAGTAGATTGCCTCCAGGTTTTCGTTTCCAGCCAACAGATGAAGAGCTTGTGTTTCAGTACTTGAAATGTAAGATATTCTCGTGCCAGTTGCCAGCTTCAATCATTCCTGAGATTAATGTCAGCAAAAATGATCCTTGGGATTTGCCAG GAAATTGTGATGAGCAAGAGAGGTACTTTTTCAGCTCCAAGGAAGCCAAGTATCGAAACGGCAATCGTATGAACCGAACAACTAACTCTGGCTATTGGAAGGCAACAGGATCAGACAAAAAAATTTCATCATCAATAAGTAATATTGGTTTTGCGGGGCTTAGAAAAACTCTAGTATTTTATGAAGGAAAATCTCCAAATGGGTCTCGAACTGATTGGGTCATGCATGAATATCGACTCGTCAGCTTAGAAACTATTCCTTCCAATTCATCCCAG AACTATGCAAACGAGATAGGGGATTGGATTTTGTGTCGCATATTCATGAAGAAAAGAAGTATAGAAAGTGATAACAACAATACTGCTCCCAGAAAGAACAATGCAGTGACGAATTATGCTCAGGTGGCTCAGCCAAGATTCTTTGATTTTTTGAGTGTTCACAATTCAGCTCCTCCGGTTCCTATACAATATTCTTCTACATCCTCATCCTGTTCAAGTTCCAATAACGTTGTAGAGGCTTCTTCCCCTAATAACCACGAAGAAACAAGCAGCGGCTATGCTCATTTTTAA
- the LOC114416080 gene encoding mitochondrial import inner membrane translocase subunit TIM8-like, whose amino-acid sequence MDLSDLNSADLQKFYSEEQQRAMVNEMVAKLTSECWDKCITGTPGNKFSSSESNCLSNCAQRYLEMSMLIMKRFQGMQ is encoded by the exons aTGGATCTTTCAGACCTTAATTCCGCTGATTTGCAGAAATTCTACTCT GAAGAACAACAAAGAGCCATGGTTAATGAAATGGTGGCAAAGCTAACGAGTGAATGCTGGGACAAATGCATCACGGGTACACCTGGGAATAAATTCAGTTCCAGTGAATCTAATTGTCTTTCAAACTGTGCACAACGTTACTTGGAGATGAGCATGCTTATCATGAAAAGGTTTCAGGGTATGCAATGA